A region from the Dendropsophus ebraccatus isolate aDenEbr1 chromosome 1, aDenEbr1.pat, whole genome shotgun sequence genome encodes:
- the RPS16 gene encoding small ribosomal subunit protein uS9, which translates to MPAKGPLQSVQVFGRKKTATAVAHCKRGNGLIKVNGRPLEMIEPATLQYKLLEPVLLLGKERFAGVDIRVRVKGGGHVAQVYAIRQAISKSLVAYYQKYVDEASKKEIKDILIQYDRTLLVADPRRCESKKFGGPGARARYQKSYR; encoded by the exons ATGCCGGCTAAGGGTCCCTTGCAGTCCGTCCAGGTTTTCGGACGTAAG AAAACAGCAACTGCTGTTGCCCACTGCAAAAGAGGTAATGGCCTCATTAAAGTTAATGGAAGACccctagagatgattgaacctgCAACTCTGCAGTACAAG ctgctgGAGCCTGTTCTTCTCTTGGGCAAGGAGCGATTTGCTGGTGTTGACATCAGAGTCCGTGTGAAGGGTGGTGGACATGTCGCACAAGTCTATG CCATCCGTCAAGCAATTTCCAAGTCACTTGTGGCTTATTACCAGAAGT ATGTTGATGAGGCCTCCAAGAAGGAAATCAAGGATATTCTCATTCAGTATGACAGGACTCTTCTAGTTGCAGATCCTCGTCGTTGCGAGTCCAAGAAGTTCGGTGGACCTGGAGCCCGTGCTCGCTACCAGAAGTCTTACCGTTGA